The following are encoded together in the Chaetodon auriga isolate fChaAug3 chromosome 4, fChaAug3.hap1, whole genome shotgun sequence genome:
- the sorbs2a gene encoding sorbin and SH3 domain-containing protein 2 isoform X3 produces the protein MNTDSGGFARKSVALSLILSPMKRVQSSPNLGTGSESHSSDLDSWRSRSVTDGLKNGDASSSSLAAKGFRSVRPNLQDKKSPTQGPPSPDPTARHSPYRCRSSESLDYLSGLMPKTLSPTPYVPSGAGSTAGAVSGPSLTTVSGASIGGCVSPSASPVTVSALSHYSSSTAGLLDELQICSLDSPGASPTPSPTLSHVSTYTSTAGLDDVLTTSVASTAAAATFTNGQVLSHAMNGSTSHPQRSLSPPSYPPPPASLHTGLQRQSRSSEGSESVTRESVVSGHTSVSSTVPIARFSEEEKKVSLIKAPHYEGIGPVDESGIPIAIRTTVDRPKDWYKTMFKQIHKVHKADDDYSDTYNATYAVINNDDYSLSSSATMAHPAPRTHTYRPLAKSPSDNGGHLGPREPSPSPVPPPPPPMPSLLQLRARDSDREKDLLDANEWGPPNRKVDTRKYRAEPKSIFEYEPGKSSILEHERPTYDDIDLENEPWYKFFSELEFGRPPPKKRLDYNPDISARQRIETSLHIAPADKAPERPASAASDYRKRRKSEPSSSQVNAQSQSRAATSPKPVDAYRPSSSLKKPVIRSSPSSPSRAKGGDACNMYSNSLTSPGPYQGPYLPPVPSDPVHCDEDASQEGSSSSKQSVCYKNSWQTKHQDPETWSSVEEVPPSSGKIKSRSCDDLLNDGHSGSGGHNATRSESAGSLVCDGNPSGSGSTSSRSLPRPHRRRAHDSPGFLQLYRKMHQIDRAQLIPSEVIRSVRARILELERQPHLHRHRLSPWTPSWGVEVPRDMVPNRISEYERLIKKSKSMPNLGDSEMPSGTTTPGGSSSRASSGGGGTPSFPKRRFSIESLLEEDNNGNSGTVPHTIDHLHRPRSPPEGQPRVGPEPSRGRSFPAPVPQGPQANPDYSDSEQDAVASDLSDFIQVEGSSFCSESDFDHCSLTSSESMYGSSTIHHHHHLRHHHHHHHHHPGHQSLGQSQGYQHRHLISTCKGRCPASYTRFTTMLRHERERARQQHQRPSQQSRSSHSQIQSSQSQQAMSKLAFLVSPVPFRRKKGSPPTSRRCSGGGDRGSRPKSKQAIYEALDAALRDIYEHIQAERGHRVTRAPDDSILRRILAELLPNVPERSSSLRGRRGCWHGGHSSASLYPDGSPTGYTSCRGDPSTPRLQSPRLQSPISACYGRHADTSNNNEYGEEQGNGNGLCYSDQDVSRCYSTMDGRHTPQSRRPTPDREKQPARAIYDFKAQTAKELTFKKGDAVNIIRQIDNNWYEGEHRGRIGIFPMSYVEKMPSSEKQQPIRPPPPAHVREIGEAVARYNFNADTNVELSLRKGERVIVIRQVDQNWYEGKIPDTTKQGIFPVSYVDIVKRSPSKSSAHHIDPHGYPSNRTPSSTPIKRLVQDALQGGGDPSSNRYQAVYNYLPRNEDELELKEGDVVDVMEKCDDGWFVGTSRRSKLFGTFPGNYVKQL, from the exons ggAGTGAATCTCACTCGTCAGACTTGG ATTCTTGGCGGTCACGCAGTGTAACAGATGGCCTTAAGAATGGAGACGCCAGCAGCTCATCTCTCGCTGCCAAAGGCTTCCGCAGCGTCAGGCCCAACCTACAGGACAAAAAGTCACCAACACAG GGGCCTCCCTCCCCCGACCCCACAGCACGGCACTCCCCCTATCGCTGCCGCAGCTCAGAATCACTCGACTACCTGTCAGGCCTAATGCCCAAGACTCTATCGCCCACCCCTTATGTTCCTAGCGGAGCTGGCAGCACAGCTGGTGCAGTCAGCGGGCCGAGCCTTACCACAGTCAGCGGTGCGAGCATCGGTGGCTGCGTGTCACCCTCAGCCTCCCCCGTGACGGTGTCAGCCCTCAGCCACTACTCGTCGTCCACGGCGGGTCTGCTGGACGAGCTGCAGATCTGTAGCCTGGACTCACCTGGCGCCTCACCCACGCCATCGCCCACCCTCAGCCATGTCTCTACCTACACATCCACTGCTGGCCTTGATGATGTGCTAACAACCTCTGTGgcctccactgctgcagctgccactTTCACTAAC GGCCAGGTCCTCTCTCACGCTATGAATGGAAGTACTAGCCATCCACAGAGGTCCCTCTCTCCCCCGTCCTACCCTCCTCCCCCCGCCTCACTCCACACTGGTCtccagagacagagcaggagtTCAG AGGGCAGCGAGTCAGTCACCAGAGAGTCTGTGGTGTCGGGCCACACCAGCGTGAGCAGCACTGTGCCCATCGCCCGCTTctcagaagaagagaaaaaggtgTCCCTCATCAAAGCCCCTCATTATGAAGGCATCGGCCCCGTGGACGAGTCTGGCATCCCTATCGCCATCCGCACG acGGTGGATAGGCCTAAGGATTGGTACAAAACTATGTTCAAACAGATCCACAAGGTTCACAAAGCAG ATGATGACTATTCTGACACATACAATGCAACATATGCTGTCATAAACAATG ATGACTACAGCCTGTCGTCCAGTGCCACCATGGCCCACCCTGCTCCCCGGACACACACGTACAGGCCACTCGCCAAAAGCCCCTCGGACAACGGGGGGCATCTAGGGCCTCGGGAGCCTTCGCCATCCCCTGtacccccaccacctccacccatgccgtctctcctccagctgagggCCAGAGACAGTGACCGTGAGAAGGACCTGCTTGATGC GAATGAATGGGGACCTCCCAACAGGAAGGTGGACACAAGAAAGTACCGCGCAGAGCCCAAGAGTATTTTTGAGTACGAGCCGGGGAAGTCCTCTATTTTGGAGCATGAAAGACCA ACCTATGATGACATAGATTTAGAGAACGAGCCTTGGTATAAGTTCTTTTCCGAGCTGGAGTTTGGGCGGCCG CCTCCTAAAAAACGGCTGGATTATAATCCAGACATCTCCGCTCGCCAGCGCATTGAG ACATCCCTGCACATCGCTCCTGCTGACAAGGCTCCAGAGAGACCTGCGAG TGCTGCCAGTGACtacaggaagagaaggaagtCTGAGCCGTCAAGTTCCCAAGTGAATGCTCAgtctcagagcagagctgccacTTCCCCCAAACCAGTGGATGCCTACAGacccagcagcagcctgaagaAACCTGTGATTCGTTCCTCACCGTCCTCACCCTCCAGGGCCAAAG GTGGGGACGCATGCAACATGTATTCAAACAGTCTGACCTCCCCAGGTCCTTATCAGGGCCCTTATCTGCCCCCTGTCCCCTCTGACCCTGTCCATTGCGATGAGGATGCCAGCCAGGAAGGCAgctcctcctcaaagcagtcTGTCTGTTATAAGAACAGTTGGCAAACAAAGCACCAGGATCCTGAGACATGGAGCAGTGTGGAGGAGGTACCGCCCTCCTCTGGCAAGATCAAGTCACGCAGCTGTGATGACTTACTCAATGATGGGCATTCTGGCTCAGGCGGGCACAATGCCACTCGCTCAGAAAGTGCTGGGTCACTGGTTTGTGATGGGAATCCCTCAGGGAGTGGATCCACCTCCTCTCGCTCACTGCCTCGCCCCCACCGGCGACGGGCACATGATTCACCAGGCTTTCTCCAGCTCTATCGTAAGATGCACCAGATCGACCGAGCACAGCTCATCCCATCTGAAGTCATCCGCTCAGTCCGTGCTCGCATCCTAGAGCTAGAGCGCCAACCTCACCTGCATCGGCATCGCCTTTCTCCTTGGACACCCTCTTGGGGCGTGGAGGTGCCACGCGATATGGTGCCAAACCGCATTTCTGAATATGAACGCCTTATTAAGAAGTCCAAATCCATGCCCAACTTGGGTGATAGTGAGATGCCTTCAGGCACTACCACGCCAGGTGGCTCATCATCTCGAGccagcagtggtggtggtggcacaCCCAGTTTTCCAAAACGCCGTTTTTCCATAGAATCTTTACTCGAGGAAGATAACAATGGCAACAGTGGAACAGTACCTCATACCATAGATCACTTGCATCGACCTCGTAGCCCACCTGAGGGCCAGCCTCGGGTTGGGCCGGAGCCCAGCCGTGGGCGGTCCTTTCCTGCTCCTGTTCCTCAAGGCCCTCAAGCCAACCCAGATTACTCTGACAGCGAACAAGACGCTGTTGCGTCAGACCTCAGTGACTTCATCCAGGTGGAGGGGTCCTCATTTTGCAGTGAGAGTGACTTTGACCATTGTTCACTAACCTCCTCTGAGAGCATGTACGGCTCTTCTACCatccaccaccatcaccacctccgtcatcaccaccatcatcatcaccaccaccctGGTCACCAAAGTCTAGGTCAGAGCCAGGGCTACCAACACCGCCACCTCATCAGCACCTGCAAAGGCCGCTGCCCAGCCTCTTATACCCGTTTCACAACCATGCTTCGCCACGAGAGAGAACGAGCACGccagcagcaccagagaccTTCACAGCAGAGCCGCAGCAGCCATTCCCAAATCCAGAGCTCGCAGTCCCAGCAAGCGATGTCCAAGCTGGCCTTCCTGGTCAGCCCAGTGCCTTTCCGCAGGAAAAAGGGCTCACCACCTACCTCGAGAAGATGCAGTGGTGGCGGAGATCGAGGTAGCAGACCTAAGTCCAAGCAGGCCATTTATGAAGCACTCGATGCAGCCTTGAGAGACATATATGAGCACATTCAAGCAGAGAGAGGCCACAGAGTAACCAGGGCACCTGATGATAGCATCCTGAGGAGGATACTGGCCGAACTGCTCCCAAATGTGCCTGAACGAAGCTCCTCGTtgcgggggaggagggggtgttgGCACGGGGGTCACTCCTCTGCATCTTTGTACCCAGATGGGAGCCCCACTGGGTATACCTCGTGTAGAGGGGATCCCTCCACGCCACGCTTACAGTCACCACGGCTACAGTCACCAATCAGTGCCTGTTACGGACGCCACGCGGACACCTCAAACAATAATGAATATGGAGAGGAGCAGGGCAATGGAAATGGTCTCTGTTATTCAG ACCAGGATGTCTCCAGGTGTTATTCCACCATGGACGGACGCCACACACCCCAGAGTAGAAGACCTACTCCTGACAGAGAG aaACAGCCTGCGAGAGCCATTTATGATTTTAAGGCACAAACAGCTAA GGAGCTGACATTTAAGAAGGGTGATGCAGTGAACATCATCCGGCAGATAGACAACAACTGGTATGAAGGAGAACACCGCGGGCGGATTGGGATATTCCCCATGTCATACGTAGAA AAGATGCCGtcctcagagaagcagcagccgATTCGTCCTCCTCCGCCAGCACATGTCAGGGAGATCGGAGAGGCAGTCGCTCGCTACAACTTCAACGCTGATACCAACGTGGAGCTGTCTCTCAGAAAG ggtgagagAGTGATTGTGATCAGGCAGGTGGACCAGAATTGGTATGAGGGAAAGATCCCAGACACAACCAAACAGGGCATCTTTCCAGTGTCGTACGTTGACATCGTCAAGCGCTCCCCGTCCAAGAGCTCCGCCCACCACATAGACCCACATGGATACCCTAGCAACAGGACTCCAAGCTCTACACCCATCAAG CGATTGGTACAGGATGCACTCCAGGGTGGAGGAGACCC TTCTTCTAACAGGTACCAGGCCGTGTACAACTACCTGCCTCGTAACGAGGACgagctggagctgaaggaggGCGACGTCGTGGACGTGATGGAGAAGTGTGACGACGGCTGGTTTGTTG GGACCTCCCGGAGGAGCAAGCTGTTCGGAACCTTCCCAGGAAACTACGTGAAGCAGCTATAA
- the sorbs2a gene encoding sorbin and SH3 domain-containing protein 2 isoform X2, which yields MNTDSGGFARKSVALSLILSPMKRVQSSPNLGTGSESHSSDLDSWRSRSVTDGLKNGDASSSSLAAKGFRSVRPNLQDKKSPTQGPPSPDPTARHSPYRCRSSESLDYLSGLMPKTLSPTPYVPSGAGSTAGAVSGPSLTTVSGASIGGCVSPSASPVTVSALSHYSSSTAGLLDELQICSLDSPGASPTPSPTLSHVSTYTSTAGLDDVLTTSVASTAAAATFTNGQVLSHAMNGSTSHPQRSLSPPSYPPPPASLHTGLQRQSRSSEGSESVTRESVVSGHTSVSSTVPIARFSEEEKKVSLIKAPHYEGIGPVDESGIPIAIRTTVDRPKDWYKTMFKQIHKVHKADDDYSDTYNATYAVINNDDYSLSSSATMAHPAPRTHTYRPLAKSPSDNGGHLGPREPSPSPVPPPPPPMPSLLQLRARDSDREKDLLDANEWGPPNRKVDTRKYRAEPKSIFEYEPGKSSILEHERPTYDDIDLENEPWYKFFSELEFGRPPPKKRLDYNPDISARQRIETSLHIAPADKAPERPASAASDYRKRRKSEPSSSQVNAQSQSRAATSPKPVDAYRPSSSLKKPVIRSSPSSPSRAKGGDACNMYSNSLTSPGPYQGPYLPPVPSDPVHCDEDASQEGSSSSKQSVCYKNSWQTKHQDPETWSSVEEVPPSSGKIKSRSCDDLLNDGHSGSGGHNATRSESAGSLVCDGNPSGSGSTSSRSLPRPHRRRAHDSPGFLQLYRKMHQIDRAQLIPSEVIRSVRARILELERQPHLHRHRLSPWTPSWGVEVPRDMVPNRISEYERLIKKSKSMPNLGDSEMPSGTTTPGGSSSRASSGGGGTPSFPKRRFSIESLLEEDNNGNSGTVPHTIDHLHRPRSPPEGQPRVGPEPSRGRSFPAPVPQGPQANPDYSDSEQDAVASDLSDFIQVEGSSFCSESDFDHCSLTSSESMYGSSTIHHHHHLRHHHHHHHHHPGHQSLGQSQGYQHRHLISTCKGRCPASYTRFTTMLRHERERARQQHQRPSQQSRSSHSQIQSSQSQQAMSKLAFLVSPVPFRRKKGSPPTSRRCSGGGDRGSRPKSKQAIYEALDAALRDIYEHIQAERGHRVTRAPDDSILRRILAELLPNVPERSSSLRGRRGCWHGGHSSASLYPDGSPTGYTSCRGDPSTPRLQSPRLQSPISACYGRHADTSNNNEYGEEQGNGNGLCYSDQDVSRCYSTMDGRHTPQSRRPTPDREVSHKQMTQLILFSLLHQKQPARAIYDFKAQTAKELTFKKGDAVNIIRQIDNNWYEGEHRGRIGIFPMSYVEKMPSSEKQQPIRPPPPAHVREIGEAVARYNFNADTNVELSLRKGERVIVIRQVDQNWYEGKIPDTTKQGIFPVSYVDIVKRSPSKSSAHHIDPHGYPSNRTPSSTPIKRLVQDALQGGGDPYQAVYNYLPRNEDELELKEGDVVDVMEKCDDGWFVGTSRRSKLFGTFPGNYVKQL from the exons ggAGTGAATCTCACTCGTCAGACTTGG ATTCTTGGCGGTCACGCAGTGTAACAGATGGCCTTAAGAATGGAGACGCCAGCAGCTCATCTCTCGCTGCCAAAGGCTTCCGCAGCGTCAGGCCCAACCTACAGGACAAAAAGTCACCAACACAG GGGCCTCCCTCCCCCGACCCCACAGCACGGCACTCCCCCTATCGCTGCCGCAGCTCAGAATCACTCGACTACCTGTCAGGCCTAATGCCCAAGACTCTATCGCCCACCCCTTATGTTCCTAGCGGAGCTGGCAGCACAGCTGGTGCAGTCAGCGGGCCGAGCCTTACCACAGTCAGCGGTGCGAGCATCGGTGGCTGCGTGTCACCCTCAGCCTCCCCCGTGACGGTGTCAGCCCTCAGCCACTACTCGTCGTCCACGGCGGGTCTGCTGGACGAGCTGCAGATCTGTAGCCTGGACTCACCTGGCGCCTCACCCACGCCATCGCCCACCCTCAGCCATGTCTCTACCTACACATCCACTGCTGGCCTTGATGATGTGCTAACAACCTCTGTGgcctccactgctgcagctgccactTTCACTAAC GGCCAGGTCCTCTCTCACGCTATGAATGGAAGTACTAGCCATCCACAGAGGTCCCTCTCTCCCCCGTCCTACCCTCCTCCCCCCGCCTCACTCCACACTGGTCtccagagacagagcaggagtTCAG AGGGCAGCGAGTCAGTCACCAGAGAGTCTGTGGTGTCGGGCCACACCAGCGTGAGCAGCACTGTGCCCATCGCCCGCTTctcagaagaagagaaaaaggtgTCCCTCATCAAAGCCCCTCATTATGAAGGCATCGGCCCCGTGGACGAGTCTGGCATCCCTATCGCCATCCGCACG acGGTGGATAGGCCTAAGGATTGGTACAAAACTATGTTCAAACAGATCCACAAGGTTCACAAAGCAG ATGATGACTATTCTGACACATACAATGCAACATATGCTGTCATAAACAATG ATGACTACAGCCTGTCGTCCAGTGCCACCATGGCCCACCCTGCTCCCCGGACACACACGTACAGGCCACTCGCCAAAAGCCCCTCGGACAACGGGGGGCATCTAGGGCCTCGGGAGCCTTCGCCATCCCCTGtacccccaccacctccacccatgccgtctctcctccagctgagggCCAGAGACAGTGACCGTGAGAAGGACCTGCTTGATGC GAATGAATGGGGACCTCCCAACAGGAAGGTGGACACAAGAAAGTACCGCGCAGAGCCCAAGAGTATTTTTGAGTACGAGCCGGGGAAGTCCTCTATTTTGGAGCATGAAAGACCA ACCTATGATGACATAGATTTAGAGAACGAGCCTTGGTATAAGTTCTTTTCCGAGCTGGAGTTTGGGCGGCCG CCTCCTAAAAAACGGCTGGATTATAATCCAGACATCTCCGCTCGCCAGCGCATTGAG ACATCCCTGCACATCGCTCCTGCTGACAAGGCTCCAGAGAGACCTGCGAG TGCTGCCAGTGACtacaggaagagaaggaagtCTGAGCCGTCAAGTTCCCAAGTGAATGCTCAgtctcagagcagagctgccacTTCCCCCAAACCAGTGGATGCCTACAGacccagcagcagcctgaagaAACCTGTGATTCGTTCCTCACCGTCCTCACCCTCCAGGGCCAAAG GTGGGGACGCATGCAACATGTATTCAAACAGTCTGACCTCCCCAGGTCCTTATCAGGGCCCTTATCTGCCCCCTGTCCCCTCTGACCCTGTCCATTGCGATGAGGATGCCAGCCAGGAAGGCAgctcctcctcaaagcagtcTGTCTGTTATAAGAACAGTTGGCAAACAAAGCACCAGGATCCTGAGACATGGAGCAGTGTGGAGGAGGTACCGCCCTCCTCTGGCAAGATCAAGTCACGCAGCTGTGATGACTTACTCAATGATGGGCATTCTGGCTCAGGCGGGCACAATGCCACTCGCTCAGAAAGTGCTGGGTCACTGGTTTGTGATGGGAATCCCTCAGGGAGTGGATCCACCTCCTCTCGCTCACTGCCTCGCCCCCACCGGCGACGGGCACATGATTCACCAGGCTTTCTCCAGCTCTATCGTAAGATGCACCAGATCGACCGAGCACAGCTCATCCCATCTGAAGTCATCCGCTCAGTCCGTGCTCGCATCCTAGAGCTAGAGCGCCAACCTCACCTGCATCGGCATCGCCTTTCTCCTTGGACACCCTCTTGGGGCGTGGAGGTGCCACGCGATATGGTGCCAAACCGCATTTCTGAATATGAACGCCTTATTAAGAAGTCCAAATCCATGCCCAACTTGGGTGATAGTGAGATGCCTTCAGGCACTACCACGCCAGGTGGCTCATCATCTCGAGccagcagtggtggtggtggcacaCCCAGTTTTCCAAAACGCCGTTTTTCCATAGAATCTTTACTCGAGGAAGATAACAATGGCAACAGTGGAACAGTACCTCATACCATAGATCACTTGCATCGACCTCGTAGCCCACCTGAGGGCCAGCCTCGGGTTGGGCCGGAGCCCAGCCGTGGGCGGTCCTTTCCTGCTCCTGTTCCTCAAGGCCCTCAAGCCAACCCAGATTACTCTGACAGCGAACAAGACGCTGTTGCGTCAGACCTCAGTGACTTCATCCAGGTGGAGGGGTCCTCATTTTGCAGTGAGAGTGACTTTGACCATTGTTCACTAACCTCCTCTGAGAGCATGTACGGCTCTTCTACCatccaccaccatcaccacctccgtcatcaccaccatcatcatcaccaccaccctGGTCACCAAAGTCTAGGTCAGAGCCAGGGCTACCAACACCGCCACCTCATCAGCACCTGCAAAGGCCGCTGCCCAGCCTCTTATACCCGTTTCACAACCATGCTTCGCCACGAGAGAGAACGAGCACGccagcagcaccagagaccTTCACAGCAGAGCCGCAGCAGCCATTCCCAAATCCAGAGCTCGCAGTCCCAGCAAGCGATGTCCAAGCTGGCCTTCCTGGTCAGCCCAGTGCCTTTCCGCAGGAAAAAGGGCTCACCACCTACCTCGAGAAGATGCAGTGGTGGCGGAGATCGAGGTAGCAGACCTAAGTCCAAGCAGGCCATTTATGAAGCACTCGATGCAGCCTTGAGAGACATATATGAGCACATTCAAGCAGAGAGAGGCCACAGAGTAACCAGGGCACCTGATGATAGCATCCTGAGGAGGATACTGGCCGAACTGCTCCCAAATGTGCCTGAACGAAGCTCCTCGTtgcgggggaggagggggtgttgGCACGGGGGTCACTCCTCTGCATCTTTGTACCCAGATGGGAGCCCCACTGGGTATACCTCGTGTAGAGGGGATCCCTCCACGCCACGCTTACAGTCACCACGGCTACAGTCACCAATCAGTGCCTGTTACGGACGCCACGCGGACACCTCAAACAATAATGAATATGGAGAGGAGCAGGGCAATGGAAATGGTCTCTGTTATTCAG ACCAGGATGTCTCCAGGTGTTATTCCACCATGGACGGACGCCACACACCCCAGAGTAGAAGACCTACTCCTGACAGAGAG GTCTCCCATAAACAGATGACACAACTTattctgttctctctcctccatcagaaACAGCCTGCGAGAGCCATTTATGATTTTAAGGCACAAACAGCTAA GGAGCTGACATTTAAGAAGGGTGATGCAGTGAACATCATCCGGCAGATAGACAACAACTGGTATGAAGGAGAACACCGCGGGCGGATTGGGATATTCCCCATGTCATACGTAGAA AAGATGCCGtcctcagagaagcagcagccgATTCGTCCTCCTCCGCCAGCACATGTCAGGGAGATCGGAGAGGCAGTCGCTCGCTACAACTTCAACGCTGATACCAACGTGGAGCTGTCTCTCAGAAAG ggtgagagAGTGATTGTGATCAGGCAGGTGGACCAGAATTGGTATGAGGGAAAGATCCCAGACACAACCAAACAGGGCATCTTTCCAGTGTCGTACGTTGACATCGTCAAGCGCTCCCCGTCCAAGAGCTCCGCCCACCACATAGACCCACATGGATACCCTAGCAACAGGACTCCAAGCTCTACACCCATCAAG CGATTGGTACAGGATGCACTCCAGGGTGGAGGAGACCC GTACCAGGCCGTGTACAACTACCTGCCTCGTAACGAGGACgagctggagctgaaggaggGCGACGTCGTGGACGTGATGGAGAAGTGTGACGACGGCTGGTTTGTTG GGACCTCCCGGAGGAGCAAGCTGTTCGGAACCTTCCCAGGAAACTACGTGAAGCAGCTATAA